GTGGAAGAGCGGTACCGCACCGTCGATCCCGAGAAACGCGAGCGCGGCACCCAGTGGCTGAGACGACTTTAGCGGATTGACCGCCGCCGATTTGGTTTGGGGAAGAATGCGGGTCATCGCCTTTCCTCAACGTTCGCCGAAGCCGTCGGCTGTTGCGCGGATACTTTTTTGAAGGCATGGACGGTCTCGATCTCAGGTGTGCTTGGCAGCTCGTGCTCTACAGCAGGTTGGTATTCCCACGGTGCCGGCTCCCGCACCTGGCGCCAGATCGGGTTGTGAATGGCAAGGTCGATCTGGCGCACGAGTTCCACCATGCCGTCATAGCCGGCATAGGGGTGGCAACGCTCCTGGTTGATGTCCAGCCAAGGTGTCTTGGCCTTCAGCGCGATGAATTGCGTGCGCCCGCCAGACAGCATGATGTCGGCCTTGTCTTCCGAGAGCATGGCGTAAAGATCGCGGGGCGCCATCGATTCAAACATATGGTTCTCGTCCTTGAGGATCTGCTTGATGCGTTCCTTGTCTTCGGCCGTCGATTTCTTGACGGAGGTGCCGACGATCTCGATGCCGATCTCCATCAGCGCATGGACGACCGACCAGGATTTCACCCCGCCGGTGTTAAGCAGCACGCGCTTGCCTTTAAGCCTCGGCCGGTATGCTTCAAGCCTCTTCCACGCAATCGCCTCCTCCTCCGCGATCAGGGTCTCCGTGCGCTCAAGGATCTGCGGATCGGTGCCCTTCTTCACGAGCAGCTTGGCGATCTGTCTGAGTGCATCCGACGTGTCGCTGATGCCGTAGAACGAGCCCTCAAAAAACGGGATGTCCCAGCGCTCCTCCATCTTGCGCGCGAGATTTATGAGCGCGGTCGAGCACACCATCATGGCCGCCTGGGCGCGGTGCGCCGAGGCAACGTCGAGGTAGCGCGCGTCGCCCGGAATGCAGGCGCGCACCCGGATGCCGAGCCGGTCAAGGAGCGGCTTCACCAGCCAGAACTCGC
The sequence above is drawn from the Sinorhizobium chiapasense genome and encodes:
- the nifE gene encoding nitrogenase iron-molybdenum cofactor biosynthesis protein NifE — encoded protein: MLPLTAKIQDVFNEPACEKNLGKDAKARQKGCSKPLTPGAAAGGCAFDGAKIVLQPITDVAHLIHAPIACEGNSWDNRGAASSGPTLWRTSFSTDLTELDVVMGQGERKLFKAIREIKETYAPPAIFVYSTCVTALIGDDIEAVCKRAAEKCGLPVVPVNTPGFVGSKNLGNKLAGEALLDHVIGTVEPDDIGPYDINILGEFNLSGEFWLVKPLLDRLGIRVRACIPGDARYLDVASAHRAQAAMMVCSTALINLARKMEERWDIPFFEGSFYGISDTSDALRQIAKLLVKKGTDPQILERTETLIAEEEAIAWKRLEAYRPRLKGKRVLLNTGGVKSWSVVHALMEIGIEIVGTSVKKSTAEDKERIKQILKDENHMFESMAPRDLYAMLSEDKADIMLSGGRTQFIALKAKTPWLDINQERCHPYAGYDGMVELVRQIDLAIHNPIWRQVREPAPWEYQPAVEHELPSTPEIETVHAFKKVSAQQPTASANVEERR